ggctccccgtcactgcccagtgaccccggggttagagagggagggggaatcagccggggttcctgccccccgtcactgcccagtgaccccggggttagagagggagggggaatcagccggggttcctgccccccgtcactgcccagtgaccccggggttagagagagggggggaatcagccggggttcGGGCCCCCCGTccctgcccagtgaccccggggttagagagagggggggaatcagccggggtaCCTGCCCCCCGTccctgcccagtgaccccggggttagagagagggggggaatcagccggggttccTGCCCCCCGTCCCTGCCCAGTGACCCtggggttagagagagggggggaatcagccggggttcgggctccccgtcactgcccagtgaccccggggttagagagagggggggaatcagccggggttcctgccccccgtcactgcccagtgaccccggggttagagagagggggggaatcagccggggttcctgccccccgtcactgcccagtgaccccggggttagagagagggggggaatcagccggggttcgggctccccgtcactgcccagtgaccccggggttagagagagggggggaatcagccggggtaCCTGCCCCCCGTccctgcccagtgaccccggggttagagagagggggggaatcagccggggttcgggctccccgtcactgcccagtgaccccggggttagagagagggggggaatcagccggggttcgggctccccgtcactgcccagtgaccccggggttagagagagggggggaatcagccggggttcgggctccccgtcactgcccagtgaccccggggttagagagagggggggaatcagccggggttcgggctccccgtcactgcccagtgaccccggggttagagagagggggggaatcagccggggttcGGGCTCCCCGTccctgcccagtgaccccggggttagagagagggggggaatcagccggggtaCCTGCCCCCCGTccctgcccagtgaccccggggttagagagagggggggaatcagccagggttcgggctccccatcactgcccagtgaccccggggttagagagagggggaatcagccggggttcctgctccccgtcactgcccagtgaccccggggttagagagggggggaatcagccggggttcctgctccccgtcactgcccagtgacccttGGGttgggggaatcagccggggttcctgccccccgtcactgcccagtgaccccggggttagagagagagggggaatcagccggggttcctgccccccgtcactgcccagtgaccccggggttagagagagggggggaatcagccggggttcGGGCTCCCCGTccctgcccagtgaccccggggttagagagagggggggaatcagccggggtaCCTGCCCCCCGTccctgcccagtgaccccggggttagagagagagggggaatcagccggggttcgggctccccgtcactgcccagtgaccccggggttagagagagggggggaatcagccggggttcGGGCTCCCCGTccctgcccagtgaccccggggttagagagagggggggaatcacTCTAATTTTTGCCCTTCTGTTCCAGGATGATCTGCGCCCCTGGAGGTCCGTGCATCTCCTGACGAAAGGCGGCCTCCTCCCTGCCCAGCCCCTGCCCTGGAAGATCCCGTCCGTGTCCCGGAGACTGGCCAAGTGGAGCCGCTCGCTGGAGAGCCTGTTGGACCCTGAGCCGGAGCCGGGGAGGGAACCCCtgtgtccctccctctcccccgccaCCCTCCCCttgccctctctccccctcccggCCGCTGCCCTGGCCCTGTGGCGGGGCTGCTACCTGCGCTGGGAGCGGCCCCCACCCCCCGGGACGTCCCAAGCCCAGCTCGGGGACCTCTGGGCCGAGGTCCGCTCGCTAGGCCGCAGGTTGCGGTCCGAGGCCCCTGCCAACGGGCCCTGTCGCCCTGGCAACCGGGCCTCCCCCATCGCCATGGATACCCCTGGCTACCCCAAGCGGTAaccccaaaccaccccccccacaccccaccagcACCCGAATCTCTTAAAGGGACTGCGCCCCCCCCTGCCCAGTTGTTTTGGGATGATGGCCTGTTTGGTTGCCAGGCAACTGTCTTGCCTTCCCCCTTTGCAGTATTATGGGATGTTTGGGGTGGAGGAGTTGGGGTTTTGCCCTGTTTGTCCTCTGGGTCCAAAACTGGACAGAATCCGTCCCCCAGACCAACGAGTCGGGGGTCGGTGTGGCTTAACCCTCTCCCGGGGCCCTTTttgtccccccccctcccccttgccCTTCACAGGGAAGGGGTTCGCTCGTTTCCAGACAGTGTTTCAAGGggcccctccttccccaccactccacccaaGCCAGTTGCAATAAGGTGATGCCCAGCTACCCTGGGCCCCACCCCGGGTGAATTGCCCCATTTTCCACCCCCTCCATCCTGGTTGCAGACAGCCCCTCCACTGCAGCGCTCGGCTTTTCCCGAATCATCCTTCGCtctatcccccctccctccccactcgcAGCTCCAGGCCCGGCAGTGATGCCTCTCGTGGCTGAATAGCCACACGATGCTCTCTTCCGGGACTTGCGGCCAAGGTACTCGGGTGGtgtgaaggggggtggggtgggtggaggatgaATCGGGGACCCCAGTCTCCCCTCCCTCCGGTTCTGTGGCGTTGGGACTTGCTGGCTTCCGATCTCGCCGTTTGCCACGTGTCGTCGGACGCTGGAGCTCAGTGTGGAGTGactgggagttggggggagggaggtgtgagaGGGGATTGCTGTATATATTTTGTAATCCgatttatttctaatattttttgTCACAAGAATAAAATATAGTTTTAACACCAGGTGAAGCTGACTGGGATTTATCCTTTGTAAAATTGACCGTACAGGGTAGTGGAACGTTGtcatatagaataacaggtccccggcaGCGGGTCAggggctgggatctgatccaggggttcagggggctTATATATAGAATTACAGGTCCCCGGGagcgggttacaggctgggatctgatccaggggttcggggggtttatatatagaataacaggtccccggcaGCGGGTCAggggctgggatctgatccaggggttcggggggtttatatatagaataacaggtccccggcaGCGGGTTAcgggctgggatctgatccaggggtttggggggtttatatatagaataacaggtccccggcaGCGGGTTAcgggctgggatctgatccaggggtttggggggtttatatatagaataacaggtccccggcaGCGGGTCACGGGCTGGGAGGATGCAGATTTTCCGACACTAtcccacatccctcaattccccttgtGCTTGGAAATCCATCGCCACGTTTCTATTGCAGTGAGTGACGTTCTTCAGGGTAGAAAATCCCAAAGCTTcacccaccctctgagtgaagaaactttgcCTCCTCTCGGTCTACCGATTTGGAGACTATTTTCCCTGATCTGGGACCTTCGGCAAGGTGAAACATCAGGTCCgcatgagaaacaggagcaggaggaggccatccggcccatcgagcctgctataccattcaataagatcatggctgatctgtccgtggactcagatccaccacctgccttttccccagaactaagggttcccctactatgcaagaatctatccaactgtgtcttaaatatatttaatgaggtcgcctctactgcttccccgggcagggaattccacagattcactgctctctgggaaaagcagtttctcctcatctccgtcctaaatctgctCCTCCGAGTCTTgtggctatgtcccctagttctagtctcacctcccagtggaaacaactttcctgcctctatgttgtctatccctttcatatatttctgtaagatcccctctcattcttctgaattccagcgagtatagtcccaatctctcctcacaggctaaccccctcatctccagaatcaacctggtgaacctcctccgcactagtatatccttcctcaggtaaggagagcagaactgcacgcagcactccaggtgcggcctcaccagtgccctgtacagatgcagcacaacctccctgctcttaaattcagtccctccagcaatgaGGGCCAACACTCTGCTTACCTTctcgataacctgttgcacctgcaaaccaatcttttgcgattcatgcaccaagtccctctgcacaacagcaggctgcaatctttcaccatttaaatgataatctgatctattttcccttccaaggtggatgactgggctatagttacctgccttttacctACATTCTTTTCTAAAGTGTGCTGGAGACTAAAACCACACAGAATATTGTGGGTGGCCTTTGTCCAAGTCACCACATAATTGTGgtgagacatctttactcctggaCTCAAATCCTCCAGTGTTTGCCTTCCAGCCGCCTTAATGCACCTCGactttgtgcacaaggacacccaggtccccgGAATATCAGCATTTCCcgatctctcaacatttaaacaCAAGCCCTCAGCAATCCTGCCTCTTTCTACTGAAGTgagcctcacattttcccaccacCTGCTCCCTCCGCAACGTTGCAGCTTCGTTTTGCGCTATCAGTGAACTTGCAAATGTTGCATTTGATCCCCTTGGCCAAGTTATTGCCACAGATTGTGGGTAAATGGAGCGCAAAACATCCCACTGCAAGGCTGAGGAGCGCTGCGGCTGGCCGAGTCCTCCGGCCGGGCGGGGGCGCTGCGGCTGGCCGAGTCCTCCGGCCGGGCGGGGGCGCTGCGGCTGGCCGAGTCCTCCGGCCGGGCGGGGGCGCTGCGGGAGGACCCGCGCGGTGGATGGTGGAGAGGAGGCGGCCCATCTTGCGCCCCGCTCTTCGCTTCTCCGTTCCGGTTGCACCGCGGGAGCGGGATGGCGGCCGGTCCGATCAGCGAACGGAACCAgggtgagggagcgcccgggggtggacggagggagggagggcccgGGGGTTGCCggagggagggagcgcccgggggtggacggagggagggagggagggcctggggggggggggagggagggcccGGGGGTtgccggagggagggagggagcgcccgggggggggagggagggagcgcccggGGGGGAGGGAGCGCGGGAAAGGACCGGCATCGTTTGGGGAAGGCAAAGCCCCCCGCCGcctactccctccccccccccgccgcctactccctcccccccccccgccgcctactccctccccccccccccgccgcctactccctccccccccccgccgcctactccctcccccccccgccgcctactccctcccccccccgccgcctactccccctcccccccgccgcctacccctcccccccgccgcctactccccctcccccccgccgcctacccctcccccccgccgcctactccctctccctcccgccgcctacccctcccccccgccgcctactccccctcccccccgccgcctacccctcccccccgccgcctactccccctcccccccgccgcctactccccctcccccccgccgcctactccccctccctcccgccgcCTACCCCCATCACTCTCCCCTTTCCTTTCTGTCCCTACCTTATActccccccaaacccccacccccccatccaacctctccaacccccaccccccacccccctgtccaatccccaccccctgcccaaccaccccccccacagtctctctctccatcctccccccacTGCCATTCTTTCGGACTGAGCCGGGGTGAGGCGTCTCCTGCGGGGGATCAGTCGCCGAGCTGATTCACGACGATTCATGTGGAGGCGATCGAGGGATATTTCCCTCCGCGCCAtcgtgggggtgtgggagggaaccggagcacccggggggacccccacccggtcacagggagagcgtgcaaactccacacacacacagagcggcggaggtcgggatcgaactgaGGGCTGGCTGGGCTGAAGCTCGTCGGAAGGTTGGGGCCCCTGCTGGTACTGCACTAACTCCACCCCTGGGTGCCTCTGTCTCCCAGATGCGACGGTGTACGTGGGAGGTCTGGACGAGAAGGTGAACGAGCCGCTGCTGTGGGAGCTGTTCCTGCAGGCGGGGCCGGTGGTCAACACCCACATGCCCAAAGACCGGGTGACAGGACAGCACCAAGGTAGGTGCACGACGGACCCCGCGGGGGGAACACAGTCACGAGAGTTCCTgtaggtactggaatctggagacgcacacacgcacgcacacacagacacagagggaggaggtgtagggacaggtgtcgcacttggtgcggttgcaggggtAAGTGTGGGGAGGGGTCATCGGTGGGGACGGACGAGTGGACTAGAGAGTCGCAGAGGGAGCGATCCCTGcggagagaggggaaggtgtgcccggtggtgggatcccgttggaggcggcggaagttgcggagaatgatgtgttggacgcggaggctcgtggggtgggtggtgaggaggacacggggaaccctatccctgttatgtcggcgggggtgagggcagacgtgcgggaagtggCGATGCTGGTGAGGGCTGCGCTGGTTTCTGAAGGAGGGAGGTCGGCTCGGATGCCCTGGaacggaaagcctcatcgtgggaacagatgcggcggaggaactgggagaaggggatggcgtccttacaagtgacggggtgggaagaggtgtctgagggagtcagtgggtttgtagaagatgtctgtggttaatctgtctccggagatggagacagagagatccaggaaggggaaagaggtgtcagagacggaccaggtgaatctgagggtggggggatgttggtagcaaagttgatgaaattgctgagctcagcacgggtgcaggaagcagccccaatgcagtcgtcaacgtagcggagaaagagttggggagcgttaccggtgtaggctcggaacatggactgttccacgtagccgacaaagaggcgggcatagctggggcccgtgcgagtgcccatggctacacctttagactggagaaagtgggaggagccgaaggGGAAGTTATTGAGGGTGAGTATCAGTTCTCCCGGACAGGAGcgtggcggtggaggggaactggttggggcTGATGtccaggaggaagcagagagtcttgaggccttcctgatgggggatggaggtgaacAGAGACTCGGCGTCCAtgggtgaaaatgaggcggtcagggccgggaaatggaagttgttgaagtgacagagagcatgtgaagtgtcacggacgtaggtgggaagggactggaccaaggggaacaagaCGGAGTCAAAATACGAGGACTCGAGTCGGTGGGGCAGAAACAAGGAGTCCACCGGGGCAGTTGGGTTCGTGGATCTTGCGGAGGAGGTAGGAACGGGCGGTGCGGAGTTGGCGATCTCTGAGGTTAGAGGCTCCAGAGGTGACGGGGTGGGTGATGGTGCCGGAGACAGTGGTCTGATGCTCCCTGGTGGGGTCCTGGTtgaggggtaggtaggaggaggtgtccgagagctgGCGTCCAGTCTCGtcgaggtcagtccgccagaccaCAGTGCcgcccttgtctgtgggtttgatgctGAGGTTGGGGGTTAGTGCGGAGGGCAGTGTGTTCgtggggggggaggttggaacaggtgaggggaggggtgaagtcGGGACGGTTAATGTCCCGTCAGTAGAGGAAATGTCTCCAGATGgaagatctcgacccgaaacatcgacagttcctcttccccccacagacgctgcccgacccgccgagttcctccagcagtttgttcattgctccagattccagtgtctgccgtctctggtgtctgaGGCGGGTGTACCAATGCGGGACAGGGCCCCTCCTGCAGCGGTTCGGCTCCCCAGGAGAGGGGtgatcctccctccccctccctcctcggCACCCCTCTCTCCTCACCAACCTTCCTGCAGCGtgacgctccctcctcactgcccctccctcctccctccccccctccacgacgcccctccctcctcatcacccttcccacagcgctccctccctcctcaccgcccctcccacagcgctccctccctcctcgacgcctccccctcctcaccgcccctcccgcagcgctctCTCAACATCCCACGCAGATCTGGCGCCTGGAGTGGGTCTCTCGAGCCCGGAAGCCGGGACTGTTGACTGACTTTCCctcgtcccctccctcccctctctctccccctccctccacagggTATGGCTTCGTGGAGTTCCTGAGTGAGGAGGACGCGGACTATGCCATCAAGATCATGAACATGATCAAGCTGTACGGGAAGCCCATCCGGGTGAACAAGGCGTCAGCCCACAACAAGAACCTGGACGTGGGTGCCAACATCTTCATTGGGAACCTGGACCCCGAGATCGACGAGAAGCTGTTGTACGACACCTTCAGCGCCTTCGGGGTCATCCTGCAGACGCCCAAGATCATGCGGGACCCTGACACGGGCAACTCCAAGGGCTACGCCTTCATCAACTTTGCCAGCTTCGACGCCTCGGACGCCGCCATCGAGGCCATGAACGGGCAGTACCTCTGCAACCGGCCCATCACCGTCTCCTACGCCTTCAAGAAGGACTCCAAGGGCGAGAGGCACGGCTCGGCCGCCGAGAGGCTGCTGGCGGCCCAGAACCCCCTGTCCCAGGCCGACCGCCCCCACCAGCTCTTCGCCGACGCCCCCCCGCCTCAGGCCTCGCAGACCAGCGTGGTGTCGGGGCTGACGGCAGGGCTGCCCCCGCCAGgtaactcttccccctccctcggTAGGGAATGGCTGGTGTTGTGAGGGACATTCCCATTGATCACTGGGCTGtcctccctgccccctcctctcctcccttccaccTCTTGATCCCTTTCGTCCTCCTCCCCCTCCGTCTcaacctaccccccccaccccccaccacatccatgccctttctccctcctccttccctatggttcaatcccaacctccggcgctgtgagtgtgtgtgagagagtcaATGTGTGTAAGTGTGAGTGTTTCTGTGtgagtttgagtgtgtgtgtatgcgagtgtttgtgtgtgtgtgtgtgtgtgtggagtttgcacgttctccctgtgaccgcgtggggcttcccccgggggctctggttccctcccacgtcccaacatcTCTCGGGGTCGGTGGGttcattggccgctgtgaattgcgcACCCCCCCCAGTGTATGGGTGAGGGatggaatctgggggcagttgacgggaacgtggagagaatgaAACAGGGCGGGCGTAAATGGCCGGCACatatttggtgggccgaagggcctgttcccgtgctgtgcgACTGTGACTCTCTCGGATggctctcactcccccctcctctctctctctctctctctcagggatGCCTCACCCGGGATCGTTCCCCCCTCCAGTTCCCCCACCAGGGGCACTACCTCCAGGGATGCCTCCAGCAATGCCACCCCCAATGCCTCCCAGCACGTCTGCGCCAGGACCGCCGGTTTCGGGACCTCCAGGGACCACCCCCCACCATGTGGGACACCCCTTCCCCCCTGGGGCGATGCCCCACCACGGTGAGTACCAGAGAGACCCACCCGCAGCAGCACTAATCAGCTTATTGGTAACCCGTTGTGTCATAGTCTGGGACGTCAATTCGAACGCGCAGgaaagcaagaagctgcagagaggagtggactctgcccagtgcatcacgggcacatccctccccaccatcggtggtatctgcaggagctgctgcctcaagaaggcaacgtccatcatcaaagatccccaccatccgggccgtgccatcttctcacagctcccatcgggcaggaggtacagaagcctgaagtcccgcaccaccaggttcaggaacagctacttcccttcaaccatttggttcttgaaccaacctgcacaaccctaatcactacctcagtataggctgtgaccaccttgcactacgaTAGACTGtattctttcttctaaaaattgtgtataatttgtgtttttcttgtgaatgctgctcatctgatgctgtgtgcctgtcatgctgctgcagtGAGTTTTTCACTGCCCCcatgcacacacggacttgtgcagatgacgataaactcaactttgagtttgattattgtcacacgtaccaagatacagtgaaaagatctTGTTTGCAGATCATttcgtacataagtacatcgaggtataaaaaagaaaacagaatgcagaatatagtgttccagttacagagaaagtgcaggcaggcagacaataaggtgcaagggccacgacgaggtagattgggagatcaagagttcatcttattgtatgacaagagtcttataactatgggatagaagctgtccttgagcctggtggtacgtgctttcaggcttttgtatcttctgcctgatgggaggggggagaagagagaatgtccggggtgggtggggtctctgattatgtcagttgctttactgaggcagcgggaagtgtagacggagtccacggaggggcggctggtttccgtgacgcgctgggctgtgtccacaactctctgcagtttcttacggtcccaggcagagcagttgccgtcccaagccgtgatgcatccggataggatgctttctgtggtgcgcctgtaaaaatcggtgaggggtcgatggggacatgccggatttccttggccttctgaggaagtcgaggcgctggtgaactttcttggccatggcgtctacgagGCTGGGACCAGGACGAGTTATTGGTGATACTTGCACCTCGGATGCTCTCGACCATCTCCGTCCCTGCACTGTTGGCGGATAGGGgcgtgtactccaccctgctcGTGAAATGGATGAGCAGCTGAACATTGATGGGGACGCTGAtctaacctctctctctctctctctctctctctctcccccccccccccacccccccacagggATGCACCCAATGCACGTATCACACCATGGACCCCACAGCATTGGGCCCCTCCCTGGGGGCCCTGCACAGAACGCCCCCCACCGACCGCCGCCTCCCGGAATGCAGCACCACAACCCCCCGCCCATGGTCATGCCTCCCCGCGGACCCCCATTCGGACACCACATGGGTAAGGAGTGcggtgaggaggagggggctcTCCGGGAGAGGTGGGCGGCAGTTTCCCAGGGATCCGGAGGGACTGGGGTCGTTCCCCTTGGAAATTGGGTGTgcagggagaagaaaatgggatcagtgtcagAGCGGGACAGTAGggaatcagtgggccaaagggcctgttgtctCTCCAAGGGATGGAGTAGGGGGTTTATTCAGAGGACAAGGGCACAGTCCAGTGGGAAGGAGTCAGTACCTCCAGAGGGAGGTATGGGGAAAGTGATGGTGCAGTGGTATTGTTACTGGGTTAATCCTCTAGATACTCAGGAGacctgggttcgaatcccaccacggcAGATGGTGGTAAAATTCTGGAACGATGGGCACCAAAGCCACAGTTGGGTTGTTGTTAgagacccatctggttcactgaagtcACACAAGGGAGGGAATCTACCATCCTGGattatacgtgactccagaccgcACGGTAGGGTGGTCGTCTCCTAACGACTGCCCTCCAAAATGGCCCgaagaacggggggggggggggggggacctcatagaaacatttcgaatgttaaaaggcctggacagagtagaatgtggcaaagttgtttcccatggtagtacgagagggcacgacttcaggattgaagggcgcccattcagaacagagttgcagagaaatttcttcaatcagaggccggtgaatctgtggaatgtcttgccacgggcggctgtggaggcaaagtcattgggtgtatttaaggcagagattgataggtatctgtgtagccagggcatcaaaggttacggtgagaaggtgggggagtggggctaaatgggagaatgaatcagctcatgatagaatggcggaacagactcgatgggccgaatggccggcttctgctcctttgtcttatgatccGGCAAGCCACTCGGTTGTGATAAGCCGGCGGCAAGCCACAAAGGAACGAAACCGGGCAGATCGAtggtggttggtaagtttgcagatgatggtgGCGGTCAGGGGTTACCACAGGACCTCGATCAACTGGGGAacgtgggccaaggaacggcggATGGAATTGAATTCAGACACGAGCGGGGGTGTCGCGGGTTGGGAAGttagaccagggcaggacttgcacggcagggctctggggagcgttgtagaacagagagacctcgggatacaggtacgtggttccctgtcagtggcgacacaggtggacggggcgctggccttcatcattcaaggCATCGAGCACAGGAGCTGGGAGGTCACGGTAGAGCCGGACAAGGCGTTGTTGATTGTCTGCGGTGATTGTCgggtattgtctgcagttctggtctcccagctgtaggaaggacatcactgagctggagagggggcaggaaagattcacg
The sequence above is drawn from the Pristis pectinata isolate sPriPec2 chromosome 40, sPriPec2.1.pri, whole genome shotgun sequence genome and encodes:
- the sf3b4 gene encoding splicing factor 3B subunit 4, which encodes MAAGPISERNQDATVYVGGLDEKVNEPLLWELFLQAGPVVNTHMPKDRVTGQHQGYGFVEFLSEEDADYAIKIMNMIKLYGKPIRVNKASAHNKNLDVGANIFIGNLDPEIDEKLLYDTFSAFGVILQTPKIMRDPDTGNSKGYAFINFASFDASDAAIEAMNGQYLCNRPITVSYAFKKDSKGERHGSAAERLLAAQNPLSQADRPHQLFADAPPPQASQTSVVSGLTAGLPPPGMPHPGSFPPPVPPPGALPPGMPPAMPPPMPPSTSAPGPPVSGPPGTTPHHVGHPFPPGAMPHHGMHPMHVSHHGPHSIGPLPGGPAQNAPHRPPPPGMQHHNPPPMVMPPRGPPFGHHMGPPPHGLRGPPPPMPPPGFNGPPRPPHFGFARGPLLPPRGGGRIPMPPRGPPRGPLQPQ